The proteins below are encoded in one region of Silene latifolia isolate original U9 population chromosome 2, ASM4854445v1, whole genome shotgun sequence:
- the LOC141643271 gene encoding uncharacterized protein LOC141643271, with protein MVRKRFPEVKTGIHWATVMKKMGVGKDDWPFWKAIGKGLLCSYALFGAVWLYNETSPLGWWTLKPRPKEEKELAHLYERREFPYPGDKEAMEEFVAKGGMIGTTIGPKGMVETDKDALNYQKALQDKKFDQEAQKLWFRMRNEVLAELQEKGFDVE; from the exons ATGGTTCGTAAGCGATTTCCGGAAGTTAAAACAG GTATTCACTGGGCTACTGTGATGAAAAAAATGGGTGTCGGAAAAGACGATTGGCCATTCTGGAAAGCGATAGGAAAAGGACTGTTATGCTCATATGCATTGTTTGGGGCAGTGTGGCTTTACAACGAGACATCGCCACTGGGGTGGTGGACGCTTAAGCCACGTCCTAAGGAGGAGAAAGAGCTAGCTCACTTgtacgagagacgggaattccctTACCCGGGTGATAAAGAGGCTATGGAAGAGTTTGTGGCAAAGGGAGGGATGATTGGTACTACTATTGGACCTAAAGGGATGGTCGAGACTGATAAGGATGCGCTCAATTATCAGAAGGCGTTGCAGGATAAGAAGTTTGATCAGGAGGCTCAGAAGCTGTGGTTTCGGATGAGGAATGAAGTGTTGGCTGAGCTCCAAGAGAAGGGGTTCGATGTCGAGTGA